In Salinarimonas sp., a genomic segment contains:
- a CDS encoding VOC family protein, with translation MTHEPGSAAPDAASSTRPIAPGARIGHVHLKVADLERALGFYCGVLGFTPTQRYGTDAAFVSAGGYHHHIGLNTWQSKGGRPPPPGATGLFHTAILYPTRADLADALRRVLAAGYPLSGASDHGVSEALYLDDPDGNGVELYWDRPEADWPRDADGNLAMVTRRLDLESLLAERAPSGS, from the coding sequence ATGACGCACGAACCCGGCTCCGCCGCCCCCGATGCGGCCTCCTCCACCCGCCCCATCGCGCCCGGTGCGCGAATCGGGCACGTCCATCTCAAGGTCGCCGACCTCGAGCGCGCGCTCGGCTTCTATTGCGGCGTGCTCGGCTTCACGCCGACGCAGCGCTACGGAACGGACGCGGCCTTCGTGTCGGCCGGCGGCTATCATCACCACATCGGGCTCAACACGTGGCAAAGCAAGGGCGGGCGTCCGCCGCCGCCCGGGGCGACGGGCCTGTTCCACACGGCGATCCTCTATCCCACCCGCGCCGATCTCGCCGACGCCCTGCGTCGCGTCCTCGCCGCCGGCTACCCGCTCTCGGGCGCCTCGGATCACGGGGTGAGCGAGGCGCTCTATCTCGACGACCCGGACGGCAACGGCGTCGAGCTCTACTGGGACCGGCCGGAGGCCGACTGGCCCCGCGACGCGGACGGGAACCTCGCCATGGTCACCCGCCGCCTCGACCTGGAGAGCCTGCTTGCGGAGCGGGCGCCGTCCGGGTCCTGA
- a CDS encoding HAD hydrolase-like protein has translation MPTRPVPVKTAPPPYRLAIFDFDGTLADTLPWFSTLLDDIAARFAIPAAAGLDVAAMRGLSAREIVAHLEVPAWKLPRIAAHVHRLAEAAEIALFPGVPEMLAALDARGVRLAVVSSNGEVAVRRALGPAAARVETFACGAKLFGKARVFRTLVRRAGVPPPHVLCVGDEIRDGEAAHEAGLAFGAVSWGYNTPEALARVGPAHVFGSIAEIAAALAPGGACAPASSGGVRPVNRA, from the coding sequence ATGCCGACGCGACCCGTTCCCGTCAAGACCGCTCCGCCGCCCTACCGCCTCGCGATCTTCGATTTCGACGGCACGCTCGCGGACACTCTGCCATGGTTCTCGACGCTGCTCGACGACATCGCGGCGCGGTTCGCCATACCGGCGGCCGCTGGCCTCGACGTCGCGGCGATGCGCGGCCTGTCCGCCCGCGAGATCGTGGCTCACCTGGAGGTGCCGGCCTGGAAGCTGCCGCGCATCGCCGCGCATGTCCATCGACTCGCCGAAGCGGCGGAGATCGCGCTCTTTCCCGGCGTGCCGGAGATGCTGGCCGCTCTCGATGCGCGGGGCGTGCGCCTCGCGGTCGTGAGCTCGAACGGCGAGGTCGCGGTCCGCCGCGCGCTCGGCCCCGCGGCGGCCCGCGTCGAGACCTTCGCCTGCGGCGCCAAGCTGTTCGGCAAGGCGCGCGTCTTCCGCACGCTGGTGAGGCGCGCGGGCGTGCCGCCGCCCCACGTCCTGTGCGTCGGCGACGAGATCCGCGACGGCGAGGCGGCGCACGAGGCGGGCCTCGCCTTCGGCGCGGTGTCCTGGGGATACAACACGCCGGAGGCGTTGGCGCGGGTGGGGCCCGCGCACGTCTTCGGGAGCATCGCCGAGATCGCCGCGGCGCTGGCGCCCGGCGGCGCCTGCGCGCCGGCCTCGTCCGGAGGCGTTCGACCGGTCAATCGAGCGTGA
- a CDS encoding glycoside hydrolase family 15 protein — translation MSPTAVPYDQPPIAEYALIGDCHGAALVSRTGAIDWLALLRFDDDPTFFRLLDGGQSGDHGGGAWEILPDGVIEVRRAYLERTNVLRTTFVCESGVLEVTDFMPVGRTREASVHDYVSLNAPGWVIRRLECTEGRVSVTSRFSPRGPGFSKDPLALVVEEGRVAAAGGLMLWCGGAIETRDGEALIRHEIAAGEVVPTVLTHVMPLFDPRERAEDLFRVTCAYWREWTEYVRYRGPYLECVVRSALALKCLTYAPTGALVAAATTSLPEELGGARNWDYRFSWLRDATFALFALSALGYSGEAARFSHFLTRRCLREGSTMRIVYGLDGEPFLPESDHEHLAGYHGSRPVRTGNGAAEQRQLDVFGEVLDWAELRHALGAELGPDEKALMASIADHVCLTWHLPDQGLWEMRCDPRDFVQGKAMAWVTLDRAVRLLGDRPLWRENRDAILAAIREKGLAGDPPHLVQSFGRTETDAALLQVPLLGLPLEKEIYEATVRKVEEELKVGDLVYRYRGADGLSGEEGAFMITSFWLVEAYLAVGRGEEARELFERLVARANDVGLYAEEIDPKTGGFLGNFPQAFTHLSLISSAALLHLYEAGGAEAIRGSNTDRARRLVGKTEGFRALAYALVRNRSVKLFSSKESVLTLD, via the coding sequence GTGTCCCCCACAGCCGTCCCCTACGACCAGCCGCCCATCGCCGAGTACGCGCTCATCGGCGATTGCCACGGCGCGGCGCTGGTGTCGCGCACGGGCGCGATCGACTGGCTGGCGCTGCTGCGCTTCGACGACGACCCGACCTTCTTCCGCCTCCTCGACGGCGGCCAGAGCGGCGATCACGGCGGGGGCGCCTGGGAGATCCTCCCCGACGGCGTGATCGAGGTGCGCCGGGCCTATCTCGAGCGCACCAACGTGCTGCGCACCACCTTCGTCTGCGAGAGCGGCGTGCTCGAGGTCACGGACTTCATGCCGGTGGGGCGCACGCGCGAGGCGTCCGTGCACGACTACGTCTCCCTCAACGCCCCGGGCTGGGTGATCCGCCGGCTCGAATGCACCGAAGGGCGCGTCTCGGTGACCTCGCGCTTCTCGCCGCGGGGGCCGGGCTTCTCGAAGGACCCGCTCGCCCTCGTCGTGGAGGAGGGCCGCGTCGCCGCCGCGGGCGGGCTGATGCTCTGGTGCGGCGGCGCCATCGAGACCCGCGACGGCGAGGCGCTGATCCGACACGAGATCGCCGCAGGCGAGGTGGTGCCCACCGTGCTCACCCACGTCATGCCGCTGTTCGACCCGCGCGAGCGGGCCGAGGACCTGTTCCGCGTCACCTGCGCCTATTGGCGGGAATGGACGGAATACGTGCGCTACCGGGGCCCCTACCTCGAATGCGTCGTCCGATCGGCGCTGGCGCTGAAGTGCCTCACCTACGCGCCCACCGGCGCCCTCGTCGCGGCGGCGACGACGTCGCTGCCGGAGGAGCTCGGCGGCGCGCGCAACTGGGACTACCGCTTCTCCTGGCTGCGGGACGCCACCTTCGCGCTCTTCGCGCTGTCGGCGCTCGGCTACAGCGGCGAGGCGGCCCGGTTCTCGCACTTCCTCACGCGGCGCTGCCTGCGCGAGGGCTCGACCATGCGCATCGTCTACGGGCTCGACGGCGAGCCCTTCCTGCCGGAAAGCGACCACGAGCATCTCGCCGGCTATCACGGCTCGCGGCCGGTGCGCACCGGCAACGGCGCCGCCGAGCAGCGCCAGCTCGACGTGTTCGGCGAGGTGCTCGACTGGGCCGAGCTGCGCCATGCGCTCGGCGCCGAGCTCGGGCCCGACGAGAAGGCGCTGATGGCCTCCATCGCGGACCATGTCTGCCTGACCTGGCATCTGCCCGACCAGGGCCTGTGGGAAATGCGCTGCGATCCGCGCGACTTCGTGCAGGGCAAGGCCATGGCCTGGGTCACGCTGGACCGCGCCGTGCGCCTTCTCGGCGACCGGCCGCTCTGGCGCGAGAACCGGGACGCCATCCTCGCCGCCATCCGCGAGAAGGGGCTCGCGGGCGATCCGCCCCATCTCGTCCAGAGCTTCGGCCGCACCGAGACCGACGCCGCGCTCCTTCAGGTGCCGCTGCTCGGCCTGCCGCTGGAGAAGGAGATCTACGAGGCCACCGTGCGCAAGGTCGAGGAGGAGCTGAAGGTGGGCGATCTCGTCTATCGCTATCGCGGCGCGGACGGGCTTTCGGGCGAGGAGGGCGCCTTCATGATCACGAGCTTCTGGCTGGTGGAGGCCTATCTCGCCGTCGGACGCGGCGAGGAGGCGCGGGAGCTGTTCGAGCGGCTCGTCGCCCGCGCCAACGACGTCGGGCTCTATGCCGAGGAGATCGACCCGAAGACCGGCGGCTTCCTCGGCAACTTCCCGCAGGCCTTCACGCATCTCTCCCTGATCTCGAGCGCGGCGCTGCTCCATCTCTACGAGGCCGGCGGCGCCGAGGCGATCCGCGGCTCGAACACCGACCGCGCGCGGCGCCTCGTCGGCAAGACCGAGGGCTTTCGGGCGCTCGCCTACGCGCTGGTGCGCAACCGCTCGGTGAAGCTGTTCTCGTCGAAGGAGAGCGTTCTCACGCTCGATTGA
- a CDS encoding MFS transporter → MPAETASPRDPRSRRRAKRILLFSVFLDELDFGVLLPILPILFADPSSEFYLLDTAEQVALGYVLLGLLRATYALTQFAAAPVLGQLADRWGRRKLILPSVGGSTAAYLLFGTGALLASIPLLFVARFVDGVTGGNVAITQSTMADLTDGDKRAKGFGYYSAALSAGFVLGPLLGGVLSDPDIVSWFSPAVPFFLAAALSLVNIAIVFFALPETLAERKEDRLDATRAFANVRDAFHDRPRRTLYVTGLAFYLGFAFFTTFFNVFLIERLDFGTTDIGLFFTAIGIGFVLVETLLVERVKERYGAERVVLVVLFGVAATILATTLVQTTWQLYALVPFFAVFNGLARPNLTALVSKTTEDRDQGRVLGIYASLRSLGRGVPPILAGPLAAATAPVWAVGTGGVLAGIAGGIYAVLGRRDAKRAAREEAA, encoded by the coding sequence GTGCCCGCCGAGACCGCGTCCCCCCGAGATCCCCGATCCCGTCGACGGGCGAAGCGCATCCTGCTGTTCTCCGTCTTCCTCGACGAGCTCGATTTCGGCGTCCTATTGCCGATCCTGCCGATCCTCTTCGCCGACCCGTCCTCGGAGTTCTACCTGCTGGACACGGCCGAGCAGGTGGCGCTCGGCTACGTTCTCCTGGGGCTGCTCCGCGCGACCTACGCGCTGACCCAGTTCGCGGCGGCGCCGGTGCTCGGCCAGCTCGCGGACAGATGGGGCCGGCGCAAGCTCATCCTGCCCTCGGTGGGCGGGTCGACGGCGGCCTACCTGCTGTTCGGGACGGGCGCGCTCCTCGCCTCGATCCCGCTCCTCTTCGTCGCCCGCTTCGTCGACGGCGTCACTGGCGGCAACGTCGCGATCACGCAGTCGACCATGGCCGACCTGACCGACGGCGACAAGCGCGCCAAGGGCTTCGGCTACTATTCGGCGGCGCTCTCGGCCGGCTTCGTGCTCGGGCCGCTGCTGGGCGGCGTCCTGTCCGATCCGGACATCGTGTCCTGGTTCTCGCCCGCGGTGCCCTTCTTCCTGGCGGCCGCGCTCAGCCTCGTGAACATCGCGATCGTGTTCTTCGCGCTGCCGGAGACCCTGGCGGAGCGAAAGGAGGACCGGCTCGACGCCACGCGCGCCTTCGCCAACGTGCGCGACGCCTTCCACGACCGGCCGCGACGCACGCTCTACGTCACCGGGCTCGCCTTCTATCTCGGCTTCGCCTTCTTCACGACCTTCTTCAACGTCTTCCTGATCGAGCGGCTCGATTTCGGCACGACCGACATCGGCCTGTTCTTCACCGCGATCGGGATCGGCTTCGTCCTCGTCGAGACCCTCCTCGTCGAGCGCGTGAAGGAGCGATACGGCGCGGAGCGGGTCGTGCTTGTCGTGCTGTTCGGCGTCGCGGCGACGATCCTCGCGACCACGCTCGTGCAGACGACCTGGCAGCTCTACGCGCTCGTGCCCTTCTTCGCCGTGTTCAACGGCCTCGCCCGGCCGAACCTGACGGCGCTCGTCTCGAAGACGACCGAGGACCGCGACCAGGGCCGGGTACTCGGCATCTACGCCTCGCTGCGGTCTCTGGGCCGCGGCGTGCCGCCGATCCTCGCCGGGCCGCTGGCGGCGGCGACGGCGCCGGTCTGGGCCGTGGGGACCGGCGGCGTGCTCGCCGGGATCGCCGGGGGGATCTACGCGGTCCTGGGCCGGCGCGACGCGAAGCGGGCGGCGCGCGAGGAGGCCGCGTGA
- a CDS encoding multidrug effflux MFS transporter — translation MNDTASPASRAAAHAPVAAPDDAARHAPMRFGEFVAMVAALMALNALAIDVMLPALQDIGAALGVADPNDRQAILPVYLLGFAIGQFLIGSVSDRFGRRAVLIAGLLFYVAAALLCTLAPTFEALLLGRFVQGLASAAPRVVTISIVRDCYGGRRMASVLSLAMMFFLVVPVIAPAIGQAIVLVAPWRAIFGLLALYGLGMLLWTATRLPETLAPERRRSVGPRALAAAFREVFATRQTLGYALAGGTMFGAMFGFIVSAEQIFAELYGLGALFPLAFAAMALSMSLSSLINSRLVGRLGMRRLSHGAVATFTAISLALLALELAGALTLAPLMILLGGVMFLVGMIFSNFNALALEPMGHIAGTASSVFGSVTTLMAALMGGAIGQAYDGTVLPLVAGYVVLGLTTLAILLVTEKGRLFERGA, via the coding sequence ATGAACGACACCGCCTCGCCCGCCTCCCGCGCGGCGGCGCACGCCCCCGTGGCGGCGCCGGACGACGCCGCGCGGCATGCGCCGATGCGGTTCGGCGAGTTCGTCGCCATGGTCGCCGCGCTGATGGCGCTCAATGCGCTCGCCATCGACGTGATGCTGCCGGCGCTCCAGGACATCGGCGCGGCGCTCGGCGTCGCCGACCCGAACGACCGGCAGGCGATCCTGCCCGTCTACCTCCTCGGCTTCGCCATCGGCCAGTTCCTGATCGGCTCGGTCTCGGACCGCTTCGGCCGGCGCGCGGTGCTGATCGCGGGCCTCCTGTTCTACGTTGCGGCGGCCCTGCTGTGCACGCTCGCGCCGACCTTCGAGGCGCTGCTTCTGGGGCGCTTCGTCCAGGGCCTCGCCTCGGCCGCCCCGCGGGTCGTGACGATCTCGATCGTGCGCGACTGCTACGGCGGACGGCGGATGGCGAGCGTGCTCTCGCTCGCCATGATGTTCTTCCTCGTCGTGCCGGTGATCGCGCCGGCCATCGGCCAGGCGATCGTGCTCGTCGCGCCCTGGCGCGCCATCTTCGGCCTCCTCGCCCTCTACGGGCTCGGCATGCTGCTGTGGACCGCGACGCGCCTGCCGGAGACGCTCGCGCCCGAGCGGCGGCGTTCGGTCGGCCCGCGCGCCCTCGCCGCCGCCTTCCGCGAGGTGTTCGCCACGCGCCAGACGCTGGGCTACGCCCTCGCCGGCGGGACCATGTTCGGGGCGATGTTCGGCTTCATCGTCTCGGCCGAGCAGATCTTCGCCGAGCTCTACGGCCTCGGCGCGCTGTTCCCGCTCGCCTTCGCGGCGATGGCGCTGTCGATGTCGCTGTCGTCGCTGATCAATTCCCGCCTCGTCGGCCGGCTCGGCATGCGCCGGCTCTCGCACGGGGCGGTGGCGACCTTCACGGCGATCTCGCTCGCCCTGCTCGCGCTGGAGCTGGCGGGGGCGCTCACGCTGGCGCCCCTGATGATCCTGCTCGGCGGGGTGATGTTCCTCGTCGGCATGATCTTCTCGAACTTCAACGCGCTGGCGCTCGAGCCGATGGGCCACATCGCCGGTACGGCCTCCTCCGTCTTCGGCTCGGTGACGACGCTGATGGCGGCCCTGATGGGCGGCGCCATCGGCCAGGCCTACGACGGCACGGTGCTGCCGCTCGTCGCGGGCTACGTCGTCCTCGGGCTCACCACGCTCGCGATCCTGCTGGTTACCGAGAAGGGACGGCTGTTCGAGCGCGGGGCGTGA
- a CDS encoding rhomboid family intramembrane serine protease — translation MIAIGDDNPLRHVRSAYVNHALIAACVIAFFLVPETAIEYALLPAQIVGAGGLGPQTGSVPGWATLFTYTFLHAGFLHLLGNMVTLWVFGDNVEDALGHVRYLVFFLLAGAAGGLAEAFLTGDPGIPVVGASGAVSGVMGAYLMLHPRAKIFVLVGFRVPVALPAGLFVGFMIALNLMMALSGDTGAMVAWWAHVGGFAAGMILVGPMRYHDVALFQPAHAYPDQTKRFAFARRFVIDLTPRVVAGVERSMSERVAAVAKALGFFIAIMLVVELFVP, via the coding sequence ATGATCGCCATCGGCGACGACAATCCGCTGCGGCACGTCCGCAGCGCCTACGTCAATCACGCGCTGATCGCCGCTTGCGTGATCGCCTTCTTCCTCGTCCCGGAGACGGCCATCGAGTACGCGCTGCTGCCGGCGCAGATCGTCGGCGCGGGCGGGCTCGGGCCGCAGACGGGGAGCGTGCCCGGCTGGGCGACGCTGTTCACCTACACCTTCCTGCACGCGGGCTTTCTCCACCTCCTCGGCAACATGGTCACGCTCTGGGTCTTCGGCGACAATGTCGAGGACGCTTTGGGGCACGTGCGCTACCTCGTCTTCTTCCTCCTCGCCGGCGCCGCCGGCGGCCTCGCGGAGGCGTTCCTCACCGGCGACCCCGGCATCCCGGTCGTCGGCGCGAGCGGGGCGGTGTCGGGGGTGATGGGCGCCTACCTGATGCTGCACCCGCGCGCGAAGATCTTCGTCCTCGTCGGCTTCCGCGTGCCGGTGGCGCTGCCGGCGGGGCTCTTCGTCGGCTTCATGATCGCGCTGAACCTGATGATGGCGCTCTCCGGCGACACGGGTGCGATGGTCGCCTGGTGGGCGCATGTCGGCGGCTTCGCGGCGGGGATGATCCTGGTCGGGCCGATGCGCTATCACGACGTCGCGCTGTTCCAGCCGGCCCACGCCTATCCCGACCAGACGAAGCGCTTCGCCTTCGCCCGGCGCTTCGTCATCGACCTCACCCCGAGGGTGGTCGCCGGCGTGGAGCGCTCCATGTCCGAGCGCGTCGCCGCCGTGGCGAAGGCGCTCGGGTTCTTCATCGCGATCATGCTCGTGGTGGAGCTGTTCGTGCCATAG
- a CDS encoding ChaN family lipoprotein — protein sequence MTRIAFAAFAALLAASALAAPAPAIAPGGPLVGTIRDARTGATLTSDALADRIAAADVVLLGERHDNPDHHALQAWAIAEAAEDAVDGRLVLEMVRGNEDAPLADARPRDVPNLGEALRWEARGWPDYGMYAPILSVALEAGWEAVGGDAARAELADPLGAGDAERARLGLDRPLPAAAAARMERAIVEGHCDLLPAEAVPAFVAAQRLRDARMADALLEAAGRPAVLIAGAGHVGAEGVPFYLDARAPGRDVLSIAFVEAPADARDPAALMETFGDAAAAYDVVWFTAPVERGDVCAALRERFGAGGHGG from the coding sequence ATGACCCGCATCGCATTCGCCGCCTTCGCGGCGCTCCTCGCCGCTTCGGCTCTCGCCGCGCCGGCCCCCGCCATCGCCCCCGGCGGCCCGCTCGTCGGGACGATCCGCGACGCCCGCACGGGCGCGACGCTCACCTCCGACGCGCTGGCCGACCGGATCGCCGCCGCCGACGTCGTGCTGCTGGGCGAGCGCCACGACAATCCGGACCACCACGCGCTCCAGGCCTGGGCGATCGCGGAGGCGGCGGAGGACGCCGTCGACGGCCGTCTCGTCCTGGAGATGGTCCGCGGGAACGAGGACGCCCCGCTCGCCGACGCGCGGCCGCGGGACGTGCCGAATCTGGGCGAGGCCTTGAGGTGGGAGGCCCGCGGCTGGCCCGACTACGGCATGTACGCCCCGATCCTGTCCGTAGCCCTCGAGGCCGGCTGGGAAGCCGTCGGCGGCGACGCGGCCCGGGCGGAGCTCGCCGATCCGCTCGGCGCCGGCGACGCGGAACGGGCCCGCCTCGGCCTCGACCGCCCGCTGCCGGCGGCCGCCGCCGCGCGGATGGAGCGCGCCATCGTCGAGGGCCATTGCGATCTCCTGCCTGCGGAGGCCGTGCCGGCCTTCGTCGCCGCGCAGCGCCTGCGCGACGCCCGCATGGCCGACGCGCTGCTGGAGGCCGCGGGCCGGCCGGCTGTGCTGATCGCAGGCGCAGGGCATGTCGGCGCCGAGGGCGTTCCCTTCTATCTCGACGCCCGCGCGCCCGGGCGCGACGTGCTCTCGATCGCCTTCGTCGAGGCGCCCGCCGACGCGCGCGACCCCGCCGCCCTCATGGAGACGTTCGGCGACGCGGCGGCGGCCTACGACGTCGTCTGGTTCACCGCGCCGGTGGAGCGCGGGGACGTCTGCGCGGCTTTGCGCGAGCGCTTCGGCGCGGGCGGGCACGGCGGCTGA